The DNA window AAAACAGCGAAAAAGCCTGCTGCAAAGAAGGCAGTCGAAGTAAAATCAGCTGCCGACATGCAGAAACTCCTCACCGAAAAGCAGAAAGATTTGATGGAAAGCCGTCGCTCACACGCAAGTGGCGAGCTGGTAAACCCACGAGTGCTCAGCACTCTACGTAAAGAAATTGCGCGCCTTCACACAGCTATCCGAGCCGATGAACGACGCGAAAAGGAGAGTAAATAATATGGCCAAGACATTGACCGGTATTGTGACCTCAGACGTCGCAGACAAAACCATCACCGTCACCGTTACTAGCCGTGAGACTCATCCTATCTATGGCAAGCAGTACACTGTTAGTCGTAAATATGTTGCTCACGACGAGAAAAATACTGCTGGCAAGGGCGACAAAGTGACGATTGTTGAGACACGTCCGATTAGTAAACGCAAAGCATTTGAACTCCAGGAAATCCTAGAGAGGTCTAAGGGATCAATCCAAGTGAAAAATGACACCGAAGAAGTTCTTCCTGAAGCCGAGGAGGACAAAGCATAATGATCCAGCAAGAAACCAGGTTAAAAGTCTGCGACAACAGTGGTGCCAAGGAAGTTCTGTGCATCAAAGTTCTCGGTGGCTCTAGGCGGCGCTATGCTCGGGTTGGTGATATCATCACCGTGAGCGTCAAAGACGCTAGTCCTACAGGGAACGTAAAGAAAAAAGCCGTGGTAAAAGCCGTGGTAGTACGAACTCGTGACCAGATTCGCCGTAAAGACGGCAGCACAATCTGTTTTGACGACAATGCCGTTGTGATTATAAATGACGACAAAACGCCAAAAGCTACTCGTGTGTTTGGCCCTGTGCCACGCGAACTGCGCGATATGGGCTATGCCAAAATCATCAGCCTTGCGCCGGAGGTACTCTAATATGGCTCAGCGTATTCGCAAAGATGATTTCGTAAAAATTACCAGTGGTACCGACAAAGGCACAACTGGCAAAGTGCTCGCTGTATTCCCAAGCAAAAACACCGCGCTTGTCGACGGTGTCGGCAAGGGTACACGGCA is part of the Candidatus Saccharibacteria bacterium genome and encodes:
- the rpmC gene encoding 50S ribosomal protein L29, producing the protein MAEVKKTAKKPAAKKAVEVKSAADMQKLLTEKQKDLMESRRSHASGELVNPRVLSTLRKEIARLHTAIRADERREKESK
- the rpsQ gene encoding 30S ribosomal protein S17, with the translated sequence MAKTLTGIVTSDVADKTITVTVTSRETHPIYGKQYTVSRKYVAHDEKNTAGKGDKVTIVETRPISKRKAFELQEILERSKGSIQVKNDTEEVLPEAEEDKA
- the rplN gene encoding 50S ribosomal protein L14, translated to MIQQETRLKVCDNSGAKEVLCIKVLGGSRRRYARVGDIITVSVKDASPTGNVKKKAVVKAVVVRTRDQIRRKDGSTICFDDNAVVIINDDKTPKATRVFGPVPRELRDMGYAKIISLAPEVL